The Anaeromyxobacter diazotrophicus genome includes the window GCGAGCGCGAGGAGGGCTGCCATCGGGAGAAGCGTCCTCTTCATGGTGATTCCTTTCCACCGGAAACGCGCACGGTGAGCGTCACCGTGCGGCCCGGGAGGGGGTTGCCGAAGCCGTCCTGCAGCGTGCGGTCGTCGAGAAGGTTTCTCACCTCGAGCGCGAGCCGCGTCTCGGGGCGTCGGGTGAGCAGGATCGAGGCGCCCGCGCCGAGCGTGAGCACCGGCGGCACGCGCAGCGCCGGCGAGTTGGCGAGGTCCTGGAACTGCGCCGAGACCCACTGCGCCTCGGCGTGGGCGGCGACGGGCCCGCGCTCGCCGGCGAGCCGGGCGTAGAGCCGGTGGCGCGCGCGGTGTGGCAGCTCCTTGCCGAGCACCGCCGCGCTGCCGCGGAGCGTCTCGGTGGCGAGGAGGGTGTACGCGCCGGAGAGCGCCAGCGCGGCGGGGCCCCGCGGCGCGGAGGCCGCCTCGAGCTCGAGCCCGTTCGCGGCCGCCTTCCCGTCGTTGAACGGCTTGAAGCGCCGGAACGAGTCCGGCTCGTAGACGATGAGGTCCTGGTACTGCTGCGTGAAGACCGTGGCGCGCGCGAGGCCGAGCCGGCCGTCGAGCGCGAGCCCGGCGTCGGCCGACCAGGAGGTCTCGGGCACGAGGCCGGGGTTGGGCGAGAGGAGCCCCTGCGAGAGGTACAGCTCGGCGAAGCTGGGCGCGCGGAAGGAGCGGCCGGCGCCAGCGCGCACCGAGAGCGGTCCGGCGACCCGGAGCGAGGCGCCGAGCTTGGCGGAGATGCCCTGGAAGGGCCCCACGACGTCGAAGCGGAGCGCGGGCGCGACCCGCAGCCGGCCGCCGAGGAGGGCGAGCTCCTCCGCGGCCGAGAGCGCGGCGGTGCCCCAGGCGTGCGTGCGCCCACCTTCCACCTCGAGCCGCTCGCCGCCGCCCGCAGCCCGCAGCGCGAGCTCGCTCGGCCCGGTGGTCCAGCGCAGCTCGGCGCTGGCCTCGCCGGCGAGGTCGCGCTGGCGCGCGGTGGGGAAGGGGTCGAGCCACACGGTGAGGCGGTCGTCGCGGCCGTCGAGGCCGAGCACGAGCACGAGGCCCTCGCCGAGCGGCTCCGCGAGGTGTGCCACCAGCCCGGCGCGCGCGTCGCGCTGGCCGTCGTGGGGCGTGAGCGCGTACGGCGAGCCGGGCAGGTCGCGGGTGCCGCCCGAGAGCTGCAGCACGGCGTCGAGCCGTCCCTCGCCCACCGTCGCCCAGAGCTTGGCGAGCCCGCCGGCCGTGAAGGAGGCGTCGTGGTCCCGCTGGCGCGGCTCGAGCGCATCGCCGGGCATGGCCGGGGTCGGGTCGAACAGGTATTCGAAGCGCCCGCTCGTGTCCTCGACCGCGGCCGCGCCGAAGAGCCCCCACCGCTCGCCACCCACCGCGCCGTCCGCCGAGCCGGCGAAGGTGCGGAACGAGCCGGCGGTGGCCTCGGCCGACCAGGCGCCCGCGGCGGCGCGCCGGGTGACGATGTTGACGACCCCGCCCAGGGTCCCGGCGCCGTACACCGCGCCCTCCGCCCCGCGCACCACCTCGATGCGCTCGATCCAGGCGCGCGGGATGCGCGCCAGGTCCACGCCGCCGCCCGCGGCGGTGTTGAGCGGCAGGCCGTCGAGGAGGACCTGGACCTGGGCCGCGCTCGAGCCGCGCAGGGACACGGTGGTGAGCTGGCCCAGCCCGCCGTACTGGCTCACCGCCACGCCCGGCGCGGTGGCGATGAGCTCGGCCACGCTCTTCGCCTCGCCCTCGAACCGGTGGGCCTCGACCACGGTGGAGGCGGCGGTGGGGTCGGCGGCGGCGGTGCGGGGGCGCTCGCCCGTCACCTCCAGCTCCTCCCCGAAGGTGGGCGCGCGCGCGCCCTCGTCCCCCGCCGCCGCGGCGGCGGGGACGATCGCGAGGAGGTGCGCGGCGAGCGCGCAGGCGCGGACGGATCGAGCCAAGTTCGCGCGTCTCCTTCGGACGCGGAAACCGTGGGCCGCGCGAGATGCGCGGCCCGGCTCGAAGGGAGGTCTCCTGGCTCCCGGGTGCGGCCGGCGGGACTTCCCGACGACCGCGGCACCTGCCACCTTCCCGCCGCGCGAGCGTCCGCGCGGCAGTGGTGACGAACCGCAGGTGCTTCCCCGGCTACAGTGGCGGGACCGCGCCGGAATCGGGCTCGAGAGCCCTGGACCGGCTTCCCTGTTCCTCCGAGCGGGTGCTGCAGGGCTCTCCGTAGCGCGGCGCGCGCCGGGGCGTCAAGGACGGCGAGGGGCCGGCACCTTCCCGGACGCCAGCTTCTCGCTCGCGGGGGGAGCGCCCACCGCGAGGTGAGGGCGCTGCTTCTCCAGCCAGCCGGACGAGACGCCCTTCACCGACAGCACGTCCTCGAGCCGCTGGAACGGCGCGCGGGCGCGCTGTGCGGCGATGGCCTCCGCCTTCTTGCGGCCCACCCCGGGGAGCCGCATGAGCTGCGAGACGCTGGCGCGGTTGAGGTCGATGCGCTCGCCGGCCCCGAGGGGCTTCTTCGCGGCGAGGGCGGGGGTGGCGGCGAGGAGCGCCAGCGCGGCGGCGAGCAGGCGGGCGCGCCTCACGGCCGCGCCTCCGCCGGCTCGGCCGCCGCGCCGTTCGCGGGGCGCGCGTCGTCCCACACCCGCTGCTCGCGCACCTGGAGCCGGTTGGAGCCGACGGGCAGGGCGTCGAGGTGGAGGTTGATGCTGCCGTCGCGGTTGGTGAAGGCGGCGCCGATCTTCACCCAGTACTGCTTCCCGGCCCGCTCGACGATGGTGTAGACGGCGAGGGGCTTCTTGCCCCCACCGCCGTTCGGTTCGTTCATGGGTGCTCTCCGTGTGGGCCGCGTGGGGCGGCCTGCGGCGAGGAGAGCAAGGGCCGTGCTCGCCGCGAAGCGCTGCGGCGAAGGAATTCCGGCGGCGCGCGGGGGCTCGCGCGCGGACCTTGAGAACGCGGCGCGGCCCCTCTCCCTGGCCCTCTCCCACGGCGGGCTCATCATTCATCACATCTCGAGGAGGGCATGCGTCTCAGCGGCCGTCGGTGGGCTTGGCGGGCCGGCGGACTGCGGGCAGAGAGGGGCGCGGCAGGATGGGCGAGCCGGGCCCGCGCTGGCGGCCCGGCCTCGGACAGCGGGCGCTCCACGCGCGGCGGAGCCGCGCGTTCGAGACGGTTGCGCGTGCCCG containing:
- a CDS encoding TonB-dependent receptor plug domain-containing protein, producing the protein MARSVRACALAAHLLAIVPAAAAAGDEGARAPTFGEELEVTGERPRTAAADPTAASTVVEAHRFEGEAKSVAELIATAPGVAVSQYGGLGQLTTVSLRGSSAAQVQVLLDGLPLNTAAGGGVDLARIPRAWIERIEVVRGAEGAVYGAGTLGGVVNIVTRRAAAGAWSAEATAGSFRTFAGSADGAVGGERWGLFGAAAVEDTSGRFEYLFDPTPAMPGDALEPRQRDHDASFTAGGLAKLWATVGEGRLDAVLQLSGGTRDLPGSPYALTPHDGQRDARAGLVAHLAEPLGEGLVLVLGLDGRDDRLTVWLDPFPTARQRDLAGEASAELRWTTGPSELALRAAGGGERLEVEGGRTHAWGTAALSAAEELALLGGRLRVAPALRFDVVGPFQGISAKLGASLRVAGPLSVRAGAGRSFRAPSFAELYLSQGLLSPNPGLVPETSWSADAGLALDGRLGLARATVFTQQYQDLIVYEPDSFRRFKPFNDGKAAANGLELEAASAPRGPAALALSGAYTLLATETLRGSAAVLGKELPHRARHRLYARLAGERGPVAAHAEAQWVSAQFQDLANSPALRVPPVLTLGAGASILLTRRPETRLALEVRNLLDDRTLQDGFGNPLPGRTVTLTVRVSGGKESP
- a CDS encoding ComEA family DNA-binding protein, whose translation is MRRARLLAAALALLAATPALAAKKPLGAGERIDLNRASVSQLMRLPGVGRKKAEAIAAQRARAPFQRLEDVLSVKGVSSGWLEKQRPHLAVGAPPASEKLASGKVPAPRRP